One Carassius carassius chromosome 20, fCarCar2.1, whole genome shotgun sequence DNA segment encodes these proteins:
- the LOC132096414 gene encoding M-protein, striated muscle-like isoform X2, translated as MSKSLKLQKEQQQRDLETRYESSYHQGSLSSVNRQSYAAYVSSSSSSSSHGHKISKKEKKLSTLSKKEKRSYLAVDKEEEVIGYVVPVFRSSHLATQDLMETQEEVKEEGVGYVVMRNLFSRETDFKMRTVKKSRETSLRESAERLALSRKMHEKEEFQKKMNPDSLTHPPEFIVKPRGQTVWEGKSVTLHCTVAGWPKPRVAWYKNNVLIDAKSHPEKYFTESQYNMHSLEIKNCNFSDTAEYRISALNVKGESSAFAPVIIKRFKEGEEVTERPHGFSPEYGVTFNTTIIDKFDVSFGREGETMSLGCTVIVYPTVKRYQPEIVWYRNGVALSPSKWVQMHWSGERATLTLVHLNKEDEGLYTLRVNTKSGFDTHSAYVFVRDADVEEEGVPVAPLDVHCHDANKDYVVVTWKQPAVEGSSSIIGYFIDRLEVGTHHWTQCNDTPVKYARFPVTGLNEGRSYTFRVRALNNSGVSRPSRASDPVVAMDPSDRARLRAGPSAPWTGMIKFTEEDPTVGVVPGPSTDLAVTEATKSYVVLSWKPPIQRGHEGVMYYVEKCLVGTDTWQRVNTGMPVKSPRFALFDLAEGKSYSFRVRSCNSAGVGEPSEETGATTVGDRLDLPSVPGPVIPIRNTDTSVVVCWGASKEVKNLVGYYIEVSVSGSGVWVPCNNKPVKGTRFVCHGLNTMDKCVFRVKAVNAAGYSGSSAESEACIVQASIAVPSPPTGVTLQERVRDYMVLGWQAPAKTGGADIRGYYLDYRTVKDGVTSKWHEINLQAVTGTSYKVTDLKENVFYQFQVRAVNRAGISESSIPTVPLECKEWTVAVPGPPHGLRVQELRKDSMVLLWEPPTFNGRSAVTGYYVDYKEENGKWRCVQERSTKNTYMKVTGLQEGVSYMLRVHAKNLAGVGGPSKATDAILAETRPGTNEIVVDVDDDGVISLIFECSDLKENSQFVWSKNYEAFTDTSRLNIQTAGGRSRAIFNDPSLEDLGTYSCFVTNTDGVSASYTLTEEGLKRLLDISHDHQFPIIPFKSEMAIELQEKGRVRFWAEVGKFTSNCQVEYVFNDNIIHEGKKYTMNFNKTTGIIEMFMDLLEVTDEGTFTFNLVDGKATGRTSLVLIGEEFAELQKKSEFERAEWVRRQGPHFVEYLSFEVTPECDVHLKCKVGNIKPATEIAWFKDGIEIEEDDEDAKKIRKSDEVLIFDIGKISKKDAGVYEVKLKDERGKDKTLLNLTDAGYQAVMNEVFRVIANSSTELKVMSTEHGIILYSFVVHYIEDLRVGWLHKESKVSHSDRVQCGVTGEQLWLKINEPTEKDKGKYAIDIFDGKGSFKRVLDLSGQVWEEAFEEFKRLKAAAIAERNRARVVGGLPDVVTIQEGKSLNLTGNVWGDPVPEVSWVKNDKPLLPDDHYTLKFEHGKFASITIAAVATIDSGKYALLVKNKYGTETAEFTISVYIPEDEAEKKE; from the exons ATGTCAAAATCCTTAAAACTACAAAAGGAACAGCAGCAACGGGACCTTGAGACACGCTATGAGAGCAGCTACCACCAAGGCTCCCTATCATCTGTTAACCGCCAGTCTTATGCTGCTTAtgtgagcagcagcagcagcagcagcagccatgG ACACAAGATCTCAAAGAAGGAGAAGAAACTGAGCACTCTCTCTAAGAAAGAAAAGCGCTCGTACCTGGCTGTGGACAAAGAAGAAGAGGTCATAGGATACGTTGTGCCAGTCTTCAGAAGCAG TCATTTGGCTACCCAGGATCTGATGGAGACTCAGGAGGAGGTGAAGGAGGAGGGTGTGGGGTATGTCGTCATGAGGAACCTGTTCTCCAGGGAGACCGACTTCAAGATGAGAACTGTGAAGAAGTCCAGAGAGACCAGTTTGAGAGAGTCTGCTGAACGCCTGGCTTTGAGCAGGAAG ATGCATGAGAAAGAAGAATTCCAAAAGAAGATGAATCCAGACAGTTTGACTCACCCCCCAGAGTTCATCGTGAAACCACGTGGCCAGACTGTGTGGGAGGGGAAGAGTGTGACCCTGCACTGCACGGTGGCTGGATGGCCCAAACCCCGCGTGGCCTG GtacaaaaacaatgttttgatTGATGCTAAGTCTCACCCTGAGAAATACTTCACAGAAAGCCAATACAACATGCATTCTCTGGAAATCAAGAa TTGTAATTTTAGCGACACTGCTGAGTACCGAATCTCTGCACTTAACGTGAAGGGAGAAAGTTCTGCGTTTGCCCCTGTCATTATTAAAA GATTCAAAGAAGGTGAAGAAGTGACTGAAAGGCCCC ATGGTTTCAGCCCTGAATATGGTGTGACCTTCAACACTACCATCATTGACAAGTTTGACGTTTCTTTTGGCCGTGAGGGAGAGACCATGAGTTTGGGCTGTACAGTCATTGTCTACCCCACTGTGAAGCGCTACCAGCCAGAGATAGTGTGGTACAGAAATG GTGTCGCCTTGTCACCTTCTAAGTGGGTGCAAATGCACTGGAGTGGTGAGCGAGCCACTTTGACTCTTGTGCATCTGAACAAAGAAGATGAGGGTCTCTACACTCTGCGTGTCAACACCAAGTCAGGCTTCGACACCCACTCTGCCTATGTGTTTGTCAGAG ATGCTGATGTGGAGGAGGAGGGGGTTCCTGTAGCTCCTCTTGATGTGCATTGTCATGATGCTAATAAAGACTATGTGGTTGTTACCTGGAAGCAGCCAGCAGTGGAGGGCAGCAGTTCCATTATTGGCTACTTTATTGACAG GTTGGAGGTGGGCACTCATCATTGGACCCAGTGTAATGACACTCCAGTGAAGTATGCCCGTTTTCCTGTCACTGGGCTTAATGAGGGCCGCTCCTACACCTTTAGGGTCCGAGCCCTCAACAACTCTGGTGTGAGCCGCCCGTCCCGGGCATCTGACCCTGTAGTTGCCATGGATCCATCGGACCGTGCCCGCCTTAGAG CTGGTCCCTCGGCTCCATGGACTGGAATGATCAAATTCACTGAGGAAGACCCCACAG TGGGGGTGGTTCCTGGTCCATCTACTGACCTGGCTGTCACTGAGGCTACTAAGAGTTACGTGGTACTGAGCTGGAAGCCACCCATCCAGAGAGGACATGAGGGTGTCATGTATTATGTGGAGAAG TGCTTGGTGGGTACAGATACATGGCAGAGGGTGAACACCGGGATGCCAGTGAAGTCCCCTCGCTTTGCCCTGTTCGACCTTGCTGAGGGCAAATCCTACAGCTTCCGTGTCCGTAGCTGCAACTCTGCTGGAGTTGGAGAGCCGTCGGAAGAAACTGGGGCGACTACTGTGGGAGACAGATTGG ACCTGCCCTCTGTCCCAGGGCCTGTTATTCCCATCAGAAACACTGACACGTCTGTAGTTGTGTGCTGGGGGGCATCTAAGGAGGTTAAGAATCTGGTGGGCTATTACATCGAGGTCAGTGTCAGTGGCAGTGGCGTTTGGGTTCCCTGcaacaacaagccagtcaaaggcactag GTTTGTGTGCCATGGGCTGAACACTATGGACAAATGCGTGTTTAGGGTGAAGGCTGTGAATGCTGCAGGATACAGTGGAAGCAGCGCCGAATCTGAGGCCTGCATTGTACAAGCAAGCATTG CCGTCCCAAGCCCTCCCACCGGTGTGACCCTGCAGGAGAGGGTCCGTGACTACATGGTGCTGGGCTGGCAAGCTCCTGCTAAGACTGGTGGAGCAGACATCAGAGGTTACTACCTGGACTACAGAACAGTGAAAGATGGAGTCACAAGCAAGTGGCATGAAATTAACCTCCAGGCAGTCACTGGCACATCTTATAAA GTGACAGACCTGAAGGAAAATGTATTCTACCAGTTCCAGGTGCGTGCAGTCAATCGGGCTGGTATTAGTGAATCCTCCATACCCACTGTCCCCTTGGAGTGCAAGGAATGGACTGTGGCTGTTCCAG GCCCTCCTCATGGCCTCCGTGTCCAGGAGTTGCGTAAAGACTCTATGGTACTTCTGTGGGAACCACCTACATTCAATGGCCGCAGTGCTGTGACTGGATATTATGTGGACTATAAGGAAGAGAATGGCAAATGGAGATGTGTCCAAGAGAGATCCACAAAGAATACTTACATGAAG GTAACTGGTCTCCAAGAGGGTGTTTCCTACATGCTGCGCGTCCATGCTAAGAATCTGGCAGGTGTTGGTGGACCCTCAAAGGCAACTGATGCAATTTTGGCTGAGACTCGCCCTG GAACCAATGAGATTGTGGTGGATGTGGACGATGATGGTGTGATCTCTCTGATCTTTGAGTGCTCCGATCTTAAAGAGAACTCTCAGTTTGTGTGGTCTAAAAACTACGAGGCCTTCACTGACACTTCTCGTCTCAACATTCAGACTGCTGGGGGCAG GTCCAGAGCTATCTTTAATGACCCATCGTTGGAAGACTTGGGCACTTACTCTTGTTTTGTGACCAACACTGATGGTGTCTCTGCCAGCTACACGCTCACTGAAGAAG GACTTAAGCGCTTGTTGGACATCAGCCATGACCACCAGTTCCCCA TAATTCCCTTCAAAAGTGAAATGGCCATTGAGCTGCAGGAGAAGGGCCGTGTGCGTTTTTGGGCCGAAGTTGGCAAGTTCACTTCTAACTGCCAAGTGGAGTATGTGTTCAATGACAATATCATCCATGAAGGAAAG AAGTACACGATGAACTTTAACAAAACCACCGGGATTATTGAGATGTTCATGGATTTACTGGAGGTTACTGATGAAGGAACCTTCACATTCAACCTTGTTGATGGCAAAGCAACTGGTCGCACCAGCTTAGTGCTTATTGGAGAAG AGTTTGCTGAGCTTCAAAAGAAATCTGAGTTTGAGAGAGCAGAGTGGGTCAGAAGGCAAG GTCCTCACTTTGTGGAGTATCTCAGTTTCGAGGTCACTCCAGAATGTGATGTGCATCTGAAATGCAAA GTTGGAAACATCAAACCTGCCACTGAGATTGCCTGGTTTAAGGATGGAATTGAGATTgaagaggatgatgaggatgCTAAGAAGATCAGAAAATCTGATGAAGTGTTGATCTTTGACATTGGCAAG ATTTCAAAGAAAGATGCAGGAGTATATGAGGTTAAACTGAAAGATGAAAGAGGAAAGGACAAAACTTTGCTGAACCTGACAGATGCAG GTTATCAAGCAGTGATGAATGAAGTATTTAGAGTTATTG CCAATTCTTCAACCGAGCTCAAGGTTATGAGCACAGAACACGGAATCATTCTCTACTCATTCGTTGTGCACTATATTGAAGATCTCCGTGTTGGCTGGCTTCACAA AGAATCAAAGGTCTCCCATTCAGACAGAGTGCAGTGTGGAGTCACCGGAGAACAGCTGTGGCTCAAAATTAACGAGCCCACCGAGAAAGATAAGGGCAAATATGCCATTGATATCTTCGATGGCAAAGGCAGCTTCAAGAGAGTTCTTGACCTGTCCGGACAAG TATGGGAGGAAGCATTTGAAGAATTCAAGAGGCTGAA GGCGGCAGCCATAGCAGAGAGAA ACCGTGCTCGTGTGGTGGGCGGCCTGCCCGATGTAGTCACCATTCAGGAGGGCAAG TCTCTCAACCTCACTGGCAATGTATGGGGTGATCCAGTTCCCGAGGTCAGCTGGGTGAAGAATGATAAACCGCTGCTGCCTGACGATCACTACACGCTGAAGTTTGAGCACGGCAAGTTTGCCAGCATCACCATCGCTGCTGTTGCAACCATCGACTCGGGCAAATACGCCCTGCTGGTGAAGAACAAGTATGGCACAGAGACGGCAGAGTTTACCATCAGTGTCTACATCCCAGAGGATGAAGCAGAGAAGAAGGAGTAA
- the LOC132096414 gene encoding M-protein, striated muscle-like isoform X1, protein MSKSLKLQKEQQQRDLETRYESSYHQGSLSSVNRQSYAAYVSSSSSSSSHGHKISKKEKKLSTLSKKEKRSYLAVDKEEEVIGYVVPVFRSSHLATQDLMETQEEVKEEGVGYVVMRNLFSRETDFKMRTVKKSRETSLRESAERLALSRKMHEKEEFQKKMNPDSLTHPPEFIVKPRGQTVWEGKSVTLHCTVAGWPKPRVAWYKNNVLIDAKSHPEKYFTESQYNMHSLEIKNCNFSDTAEYRISALNVKGESSAFAPVIIKRFKEGEEVTERPHGFSPEYGVTFNTTIIDKFDVSFGREGETMSLGCTVIVYPTVKRYQPEIVWYRNGVALSPSKWVQMHWSGERATLTLVHLNKEDEGLYTLRVNTKSGFDTHSAYVFVRDADVEEEGVPVAPLDVHCHDANKDYVVVTWKQPAVEGSSSIIGYFIDRLEVGTHHWTQCNDTPVKYARFPVTGLNEGRSYTFRVRALNNSGVSRPSRASDPVVAMDPSDRARLRAGPSAPWTGMIKFTEEDPTVGVVPGPSTDLAVTEATKSYVVLSWKPPIQRGHEGVMYYVEKCLVGTDTWQRVNTGMPVKSPRFALFDLAEGKSYSFRVRSCNSAGVGEPSEETGATTVGDRLDLPSVPGPVIPIRNTDTSVVVCWGASKEVKNLVGYYIEVSVSGSGVWVPCNNKPVKGTRFVCHGLNTMDKCVFRVKAVNAAGYSGSSAESEACIVQASIAVPSPPTGVTLQERVRDYMVLGWQAPAKTGGADIRGYYLDYRTVKDGVTSKWHEINLQAVTGTSYKVTDLKENVFYQFQVRAVNRAGISESSIPTVPLECKEWTVAVPGPPHGLRVQELRKDSMVLLWEPPTFNGRSAVTGYYVDYKEENGKWRCVQERSTKNTYMKVTGLQEGVSYMLRVHAKNLAGVGGPSKATDAILAETRPGTNEIVVDVDDDGVISLIFECSDLKENSQFVWSKNYEAFTDTSRLNIQTAGGRSRAIFNDPSLEDLGTYSCFVTNTDGVSASYTLTEEGLKRLLDISHDHQFPIIPFKSEMAIELQEKGRVRFWAEVGKFTSNCQVEYVFNDNIIHEGKKYTMNFNKTTGIIEMFMDLLEVTDEGTFTFNLVDGKATGRTSLVLIGEEFAELQKKSEFERAEWVRRQGPHFVEYLSFEVTPECDVHLKCKVGNIKPATEIAWFKDGIEIEEDDEDAKKIRKSDEVLIFDIGKLVIKSEKAQQKKKPTTEENPSKPKISKKDAGVYEVKLKDERGKDKTLLNLTDAGYQAVMNEVFRVIANSSTELKVMSTEHGIILYSFVVHYIEDLRVGWLHKESKVSHSDRVQCGVTGEQLWLKINEPTEKDKGKYAIDIFDGKGSFKRVLDLSGQVWEEAFEEFKRLKAAAIAERNRARVVGGLPDVVTIQEGKSLNLTGNVWGDPVPEVSWVKNDKPLLPDDHYTLKFEHGKFASITIAAVATIDSGKYALLVKNKYGTETAEFTISVYIPEDEAEKKE, encoded by the exons ATGTCAAAATCCTTAAAACTACAAAAGGAACAGCAGCAACGGGACCTTGAGACACGCTATGAGAGCAGCTACCACCAAGGCTCCCTATCATCTGTTAACCGCCAGTCTTATGCTGCTTAtgtgagcagcagcagcagcagcagcagccatgG ACACAAGATCTCAAAGAAGGAGAAGAAACTGAGCACTCTCTCTAAGAAAGAAAAGCGCTCGTACCTGGCTGTGGACAAAGAAGAAGAGGTCATAGGATACGTTGTGCCAGTCTTCAGAAGCAG TCATTTGGCTACCCAGGATCTGATGGAGACTCAGGAGGAGGTGAAGGAGGAGGGTGTGGGGTATGTCGTCATGAGGAACCTGTTCTCCAGGGAGACCGACTTCAAGATGAGAACTGTGAAGAAGTCCAGAGAGACCAGTTTGAGAGAGTCTGCTGAACGCCTGGCTTTGAGCAGGAAG ATGCATGAGAAAGAAGAATTCCAAAAGAAGATGAATCCAGACAGTTTGACTCACCCCCCAGAGTTCATCGTGAAACCACGTGGCCAGACTGTGTGGGAGGGGAAGAGTGTGACCCTGCACTGCACGGTGGCTGGATGGCCCAAACCCCGCGTGGCCTG GtacaaaaacaatgttttgatTGATGCTAAGTCTCACCCTGAGAAATACTTCACAGAAAGCCAATACAACATGCATTCTCTGGAAATCAAGAa TTGTAATTTTAGCGACACTGCTGAGTACCGAATCTCTGCACTTAACGTGAAGGGAGAAAGTTCTGCGTTTGCCCCTGTCATTATTAAAA GATTCAAAGAAGGTGAAGAAGTGACTGAAAGGCCCC ATGGTTTCAGCCCTGAATATGGTGTGACCTTCAACACTACCATCATTGACAAGTTTGACGTTTCTTTTGGCCGTGAGGGAGAGACCATGAGTTTGGGCTGTACAGTCATTGTCTACCCCACTGTGAAGCGCTACCAGCCAGAGATAGTGTGGTACAGAAATG GTGTCGCCTTGTCACCTTCTAAGTGGGTGCAAATGCACTGGAGTGGTGAGCGAGCCACTTTGACTCTTGTGCATCTGAACAAAGAAGATGAGGGTCTCTACACTCTGCGTGTCAACACCAAGTCAGGCTTCGACACCCACTCTGCCTATGTGTTTGTCAGAG ATGCTGATGTGGAGGAGGAGGGGGTTCCTGTAGCTCCTCTTGATGTGCATTGTCATGATGCTAATAAAGACTATGTGGTTGTTACCTGGAAGCAGCCAGCAGTGGAGGGCAGCAGTTCCATTATTGGCTACTTTATTGACAG GTTGGAGGTGGGCACTCATCATTGGACCCAGTGTAATGACACTCCAGTGAAGTATGCCCGTTTTCCTGTCACTGGGCTTAATGAGGGCCGCTCCTACACCTTTAGGGTCCGAGCCCTCAACAACTCTGGTGTGAGCCGCCCGTCCCGGGCATCTGACCCTGTAGTTGCCATGGATCCATCGGACCGTGCCCGCCTTAGAG CTGGTCCCTCGGCTCCATGGACTGGAATGATCAAATTCACTGAGGAAGACCCCACAG TGGGGGTGGTTCCTGGTCCATCTACTGACCTGGCTGTCACTGAGGCTACTAAGAGTTACGTGGTACTGAGCTGGAAGCCACCCATCCAGAGAGGACATGAGGGTGTCATGTATTATGTGGAGAAG TGCTTGGTGGGTACAGATACATGGCAGAGGGTGAACACCGGGATGCCAGTGAAGTCCCCTCGCTTTGCCCTGTTCGACCTTGCTGAGGGCAAATCCTACAGCTTCCGTGTCCGTAGCTGCAACTCTGCTGGAGTTGGAGAGCCGTCGGAAGAAACTGGGGCGACTACTGTGGGAGACAGATTGG ACCTGCCCTCTGTCCCAGGGCCTGTTATTCCCATCAGAAACACTGACACGTCTGTAGTTGTGTGCTGGGGGGCATCTAAGGAGGTTAAGAATCTGGTGGGCTATTACATCGAGGTCAGTGTCAGTGGCAGTGGCGTTTGGGTTCCCTGcaacaacaagccagtcaaaggcactag GTTTGTGTGCCATGGGCTGAACACTATGGACAAATGCGTGTTTAGGGTGAAGGCTGTGAATGCTGCAGGATACAGTGGAAGCAGCGCCGAATCTGAGGCCTGCATTGTACAAGCAAGCATTG CCGTCCCAAGCCCTCCCACCGGTGTGACCCTGCAGGAGAGGGTCCGTGACTACATGGTGCTGGGCTGGCAAGCTCCTGCTAAGACTGGTGGAGCAGACATCAGAGGTTACTACCTGGACTACAGAACAGTGAAAGATGGAGTCACAAGCAAGTGGCATGAAATTAACCTCCAGGCAGTCACTGGCACATCTTATAAA GTGACAGACCTGAAGGAAAATGTATTCTACCAGTTCCAGGTGCGTGCAGTCAATCGGGCTGGTATTAGTGAATCCTCCATACCCACTGTCCCCTTGGAGTGCAAGGAATGGACTGTGGCTGTTCCAG GCCCTCCTCATGGCCTCCGTGTCCAGGAGTTGCGTAAAGACTCTATGGTACTTCTGTGGGAACCACCTACATTCAATGGCCGCAGTGCTGTGACTGGATATTATGTGGACTATAAGGAAGAGAATGGCAAATGGAGATGTGTCCAAGAGAGATCCACAAAGAATACTTACATGAAG GTAACTGGTCTCCAAGAGGGTGTTTCCTACATGCTGCGCGTCCATGCTAAGAATCTGGCAGGTGTTGGTGGACCCTCAAAGGCAACTGATGCAATTTTGGCTGAGACTCGCCCTG GAACCAATGAGATTGTGGTGGATGTGGACGATGATGGTGTGATCTCTCTGATCTTTGAGTGCTCCGATCTTAAAGAGAACTCTCAGTTTGTGTGGTCTAAAAACTACGAGGCCTTCACTGACACTTCTCGTCTCAACATTCAGACTGCTGGGGGCAG GTCCAGAGCTATCTTTAATGACCCATCGTTGGAAGACTTGGGCACTTACTCTTGTTTTGTGACCAACACTGATGGTGTCTCTGCCAGCTACACGCTCACTGAAGAAG GACTTAAGCGCTTGTTGGACATCAGCCATGACCACCAGTTCCCCA TAATTCCCTTCAAAAGTGAAATGGCCATTGAGCTGCAGGAGAAGGGCCGTGTGCGTTTTTGGGCCGAAGTTGGCAAGTTCACTTCTAACTGCCAAGTGGAGTATGTGTTCAATGACAATATCATCCATGAAGGAAAG AAGTACACGATGAACTTTAACAAAACCACCGGGATTATTGAGATGTTCATGGATTTACTGGAGGTTACTGATGAAGGAACCTTCACATTCAACCTTGTTGATGGCAAAGCAACTGGTCGCACCAGCTTAGTGCTTATTGGAGAAG AGTTTGCTGAGCTTCAAAAGAAATCTGAGTTTGAGAGAGCAGAGTGGGTCAGAAGGCAAG GTCCTCACTTTGTGGAGTATCTCAGTTTCGAGGTCACTCCAGAATGTGATGTGCATCTGAAATGCAAA GTTGGAAACATCAAACCTGCCACTGAGATTGCCTGGTTTAAGGATGGAATTGAGATTgaagaggatgatgaggatgCTAAGAAGATCAGAAAATCTGATGAAGTGTTGATCTTTGACATTGGCAAG CTTGTTATTAAGAGCGAAAAGGCACAGCAGAAAAAGAAACCCACAACCGAAGAAAATCCAAGCAAACCAAAA ATTTCAAAGAAAGATGCAGGAGTATATGAGGTTAAACTGAAAGATGAAAGAGGAAAGGACAAAACTTTGCTGAACCTGACAGATGCAG GTTATCAAGCAGTGATGAATGAAGTATTTAGAGTTATTG CCAATTCTTCAACCGAGCTCAAGGTTATGAGCACAGAACACGGAATCATTCTCTACTCATTCGTTGTGCACTATATTGAAGATCTCCGTGTTGGCTGGCTTCACAA AGAATCAAAGGTCTCCCATTCAGACAGAGTGCAGTGTGGAGTCACCGGAGAACAGCTGTGGCTCAAAATTAACGAGCCCACCGAGAAAGATAAGGGCAAATATGCCATTGATATCTTCGATGGCAAAGGCAGCTTCAAGAGAGTTCTTGACCTGTCCGGACAAG TATGGGAGGAAGCATTTGAAGAATTCAAGAGGCTGAA GGCGGCAGCCATAGCAGAGAGAA ACCGTGCTCGTGTGGTGGGCGGCCTGCCCGATGTAGTCACCATTCAGGAGGGCAAG TCTCTCAACCTCACTGGCAATGTATGGGGTGATCCAGTTCCCGAGGTCAGCTGGGTGAAGAATGATAAACCGCTGCTGCCTGACGATCACTACACGCTGAAGTTTGAGCACGGCAAGTTTGCCAGCATCACCATCGCTGCTGTTGCAACCATCGACTCGGGCAAATACGCCCTGCTGGTGAAGAACAAGTATGGCACAGAGACGGCAGAGTTTACCATCAGTGTCTACATCCCAGAGGATGAAGCAGAGAAGAAGGAGTAA